Within the Longimicrobium sp. genome, the region CGGCCGGCCACGAGCGCCAGGAAGACCCCCGCGACCAGGTCCACCACGTAGTGGTAGCGCAGTACCAGCGTCGCGGCGGCGATCAGGACCACGAGGGGAACGTAGATCAGCCCGCGCAGCGTGTTGCGGTGCCGGAAGTCGAAGTACATCGCGAAGAACGACGCGCCCAGGTGCAGGCTGGGGAAGGCGCCGTGCGGCCCACCCAGGGCCTCGACCGACCTCGTCACGACCCCGTGGAAGAACCCGCCCGAGAGCGGCGTGGCGAACTGGTCCGCCAGCTGGACGATGGGGCCGCGCGCCGGGAGGAAGAGGTAGCCCAGGAAGCTCAGCGCGTACAGGATGGCGAAGCCGGTGATGAACTCCTCGCGCTCCCCCGCCGGCCGCCCCACCAGCCCCAGGAAGATGGAGACGTACAGGTAGGGGATGAACGACGCGTAGAAGATGCTCAGGAACTCCACCCAGCGCGTCGCTCCCAGCGGGTCCAGCCACAGCGACGGCGAGTCGCC harbors:
- a CDS encoding phosphatase PAP2 family protein → MAAARIHPADRATLFILAVVTATLAVAYAGGARVGGELALHAGLLAGFGAVAWALARRPGAFARALAVIAVMFTLYTTLGHVAFRAVPWVADPWLATADEALLFGDSPSLWLDPLGATRWVEFLSIFYASFIPYLYVSIFLGLVGRPAGEREEFITGFAILYALSFLGYLFLPARGPIVQLADQFATPLSGGFFHGVVTRSVEALGGPHGAFPSLHLGASFFAMYFDFRHRNTLRGLIYVPLVVLIAAATLVLRYHYVVDLVAGVFLALVAGRAARALLARRAVPALEAEGAA